The proteins below are encoded in one region of Desulfobacterales bacterium:
- a CDS encoding Zn-ribbon domain-containing OB-fold protein → MEYKLSFKEYHKALMKNKLMGLKCKECGTVTCPPQMSCSSCTGFDLDVTELSGKGKITTYTTVYVAAEGRESEAPYIIVLVELEEGPWIMGNLYDLDPSRASLDLIGRPVQMGTRIFPGDKYSDGPAARPAFRFAD, encoded by the coding sequence ATGGAATACAAACTTTCATTTAAAGAATATCATAAGGCGCTCATGAAGAATAAACTCATGGGCTTGAAATGCAAAGAATGCGGCACAGTGACCTGCCCGCCGCAGATGAGCTGCAGCAGCTGCACGGGCTTTGATCTGGACGTGACGGAATTAAGCGGCAAGGGAAAAATCACAACCTATACCACGGTCTACGTGGCGGCCGAGGGGCGGGAAAGTGAAGCCCCCTATATCATCGTACTGGTGGAACTTGAGGAAGGGCCCTGGATTATGGGCAATCTCTATGATCTGGACCCGTCCCGGGCTTCCCTGGATCTGATCGGCAGGCCCGTCCAGATGGGGACCCGGATTTTTCCCGGGGACAAATATTCGGACGGCCCGGCCGCCCGGCCGGCATTTAGGTTTGCTGATTAA